A window from Candidatus Neomarinimicrobiota bacterium encodes these proteins:
- the egtC gene encoding ergothioneine biosynthesis protein EgtC, whose protein sequence is MCRHLAYMGKPIPLDSLIYEPPRSLEVQSYDPQELLSGNVNVDGFGCGWYNRDISEEPGVYTSMRNLWADSSFRSISKIIRPGLLLASVRNATPPSPVDEQSVQPFARGRYLFMHNGQITGYHKKVKRSLHAELPDDLYSTLYSHSDSATIFALLYNELRQCEPSQGSMIEGLQNIIHTITAYAAEAGSECQLNLALSDGESIIMSRYSNTEDSNSLYCLKDGENFPESVLIASEALDDDADWEKVPHNHLISVNSQNEITLQPLTTGE, encoded by the coding sequence ATGTGTAGACACCTGGCATATATGGGCAAACCGATTCCGCTGGATTCGTTGATCTACGAGCCGCCCCGGTCATTGGAGGTTCAGAGTTATGATCCGCAGGAGTTGTTATCCGGGAATGTGAATGTCGATGGTTTCGGATGCGGGTGGTACAATCGGGACATCTCTGAAGAGCCAGGGGTGTACACCAGCATGCGAAATCTCTGGGCGGATAGCAGTTTTCGAAGTATCAGCAAGATAATCCGTCCGGGTTTACTATTGGCGTCAGTTCGGAATGCGACTCCACCTTCACCTGTAGATGAGCAAAGCGTCCAGCCGTTTGCTCGCGGCAGGTATCTGTTCATGCACAATGGACAAATCACTGGTTACCATAAGAAGGTAAAGCGGTCACTTCACGCCGAACTTCCGGACGATCTTTACTCAACGCTCTACAGCCATTCTGATTCCGCCACCATTTTTGCGCTTTTGTATAACGAGTTGCGTCAATGCGAGCCTTCACAAGGGAGTATGATTGAAGGGCTACAAAATATTATTCATACCATTACTGCTTATGCCGCGGAAGCCGGCTCCGAATGCCAGCTGAACCTGGCACTCTCGGATGGAGAATCTATCATCATGTCGCGATACTCGAATACTGAGGATTCAAACAGCCTGTATTGCCTGAAGGACGGAGAGAATTTCCCCGAATCGGTTCTCATTGCCTCGGAAGCGCTTGACGATGATGCGGACTGGGAAAAGGTTCCGCATAACCATTTGATATCTGTAAACAGCCAAAACGAAATCACACTACAGCCACTGACCACTGGAGAATAA